GCGTCTCCACTTTGTCAACATTCCAAGTTGTCAGACCTAGGGTCTCATATTCTTGTCTCATTATTTCAGGACTATGACCAGTTTGACCTGGCCAATGAAGTGGACACCTTGGAGCAATTCCTGAAAGTGGAAGCACCACCCGAGGAGCCTCCTCAAGCTGAAAGTGTTAAggtttgtatttaataagtatcATAATAAGTGAAAGATTGATCATATTGAGGTAGTGTTAAATGCTTTAATGTATGCTAGCAGGGCACAAATGCTTGCTTCACAACTTGGATTTGTATGATTTGTGATACAAATCCTTTCAGGAAATGTGaaagaaaaggaaaaataaaagaggAGACTGATGACTAAAATACAAGTAACTTTTTCACACAACTGTATGAGTCCAATATATTTTCCCTTActataacatttgtttttcttgtCCGTTTGATGcttattacttaatatttgcAGGCTGTGAATGGAGATATAGAGAATGGAGAGGACAAAAAATCTAAAGAGAACTCTGAGGAGAGGGAAACAGGAAAAGAAGGTACACCAGCAAAAGAGGGAACTCCTGCCAAGGAAGGCACACCTGCCAAGGAAGGTACACCTGCAAAGGAAGGCACTCCTTCAAAGGAAGGTACTCCTGCAAAGGAAGGAACTCCAGTAAAAGAAGGGACACCTGCCAAGGATGGTACTCCTTCAAAGGAAGGTACCCCTGCAAAGGAAGAAACTCCAGTAAAAGAAGGGACGCCGGCAAAGGAAACCACTCCAGCAAAAGAAGGTACGCCAGCTAAAAGCAAGACTCCATCAAGAGAAGCCACGCCAGCGGGCGATGCGGCTACCAAGGAGCCCTCACCTGACAAAGGTTCCGTCAAGGAAGAATCTCCTGCAAAAGAAGCCTCTCCAGAGAGGCAAAAGTCTGTAGAAAAGGAAGCATTTCCTCAGAAAATTGACTcgaaaaaatcttcaaaagaAAGTTCTCCACAAAAAGATGAATCTGTAAACGAAAATGGCACAGTGAGCTCTCGCGAGCAGTCCCAAGAGAAAGAAGCCGCGGAGAGGACAAAAGATAACGTCTCAGAAGCTCTGATCCACAGCGAGCAAGCGGCTGCCGCTGAATGAACCTCGACTGACATCGCTTTTCAGCTCAAAGCATTAGCACTAAGCGAGCTATCATTAAGTCTgttctgttatttataatacacttCACTTCTTTGGCATGATAGTCAGTGTAAATAATGCAAAGAGGTATTTGTTGAGAACATATGTTATGTGGCGATGCGCGTGTTTTCCATGAAGTGGCCTATTATCATAAATCATTAGATTTATTAATCGATTTTTATGAAGTTCCAGAGTAAGATttctatttaacatttttatcctTCATTAAAAAGGCTttgtattattctattttaaaagtattaatattcatttttttatttacgaattAATCAATTTTGGCATATACATgcgtatttttaatgaaataagattttatttattgaagtatTAATGTAAGATA
This sequence is a window from Plodia interpunctella isolate USDA-ARS_2022_Savannah chromosome 6, ilPloInte3.2, whole genome shotgun sequence. Protein-coding genes within it:
- the LOC128670536 gene encoding SH3 domain-binding glutamic acid-rich protein-like gives rise to the protein MVVKVYISGISGNKEVKKRQQRVLMILDSKNIKYDVIDITEPGREADKDFMQTNAKANGGTVSDPNPRSPLPPQVFNDEEYCGDYDQFDLANEVDTLEQFLKVEAPPEEPPQAESVKAVNGDIENGEDKKSKENSEERETGKEGTPAKEGTPAKEGTPAKEGTPAKEGTPSKEGTPAKEGTPVKEGTPAKDGTPSKEGTPAKEETPVKEGTPAKETTPAKEGTPAKSKTPSREATPAGDAATKEPSPDKGSVKEESPAKEASPERQKSVEKEAFPQKIDSKKSSKESSPQKDESVNENGTVSSREQSQEKEAAERTKDNVSEALIHSEQAAAAE